The segment ACTGCATTTCTATTACGTACTATTGTTGTTTTATGTGTAAACCGCCGGTTAACATGCGCTTGAATGTGTTAAAACATTTGTCAAATTTAGTTTGACGATACTTTAAAATTGCTCTTCCTATTATTGATGAGTAAAGAAGGTAATAGTGTAAATCGAAGTAGGAGAGGAACAAAGCATCCCAGCTATTTAGGCAAAGAAGAAAGTAGTGTaaatgcaaataggaggggaacaAAACATCCTATATATATAGGTGTGAGAAAGCGAAAGTGGGGGCTATGGGTGTCAGAAATCAGAGAGCCGAGGAAGGAGAAGAGGATATGGCTGGGCTCATTCGCAACACCAGAGATGGCTGCTCGTGCACATGATGCAGCTGCATTTGCGTTAAGAGGCGAATCAGCTAATTTCAATTTCCCTGAATCGATTAAATCCCTTCCTCTCCCTGCAACTTCTTCCACAACAGATATTCAGGCTGCTGCTGTG is part of the Cryptomeria japonica chromosome 10, Sugi_1.0, whole genome shotgun sequence genome and harbors:
- the LOC131045515 gene encoding ethylene-responsive transcription factor ERF039-like, producing the protein MSKEGNSVNRSRRGTKHPSYLGKEESSVNANRRGTKHPIYIGVRKRKWGLWVSEIREPRKEKRIWLGSFATPEMAARAHDAAAFALRGESANFNFPESIKSLPLPATSSTTDIQAAAVEAAYSFQHQEKKEVLQLCSDTNSDDIDNGFLESEPIIHNQSLSIDVPGTGNEINQMVDSWLDWPNLLMNIADGVQIGSSLLFHNPFTGEEEQDHQFTSLWDFT